TGGACGCAGGCTTCGGCTTCGGCTGGGGCTTCGTAGTTGCCGGGGTCGGATCCGTGGTCCGGGTGCGGGCGGAGGTGTGGGGTATCCATCGAGCAGACCTTCCTGGGTCGACTGGCGATCGTCACTTTCTGCAACCAGGCAACTGCATGGAGGTGTGCCGAGGTACCGTCAGGCGGAGTGCGGAACTTGAAAGACTTGAAGGTTCGCGGGAGGAGTGAGGCATGGGAAAGCGCACGCCGAACGCCGGACTGGTCCGCCTGCTGCGGGAATCGGGGTGGACGCACGGACGGTTCGCGATGGCGGTCAATCGAGTCGGTGCGGAGACCGGGCTTCGCCTGAAGTACGACGAGTCCGCCGTCAGCCACTGGCTGGACGGCACCATGCCCCGCAGTCAGGTGCGGCCGCTTGTACTCGAAGCGCTTGCAAGGAAGTTGGGGCGTCCTGTCACTCGAAGGGAAGCCGGTTTCCCTTCGACTCCGGCCCTGGAAGCAGGGAGCGAGGACCCCCTGGAAGGGCTGATGGACCTGGGGAGACAGGACGCTGACCCTTCGCGCCGTGGCCTTCTGGGGGCTGGTCTCTTCTCTGTCGCCCTGACCGTCCCTGGCTGGCCCGACGTTGTCGGCCGTCTGGAGGCTGTGCAGAAAGGCGAGTTGAGCCGTATAGGGATGGCGGACGTCCGCACCGTGACGGCGATGACCGACCGGATCTCGGCACTCGACGACCAGTTCGGTGGACGGCACGCCCGGCCCATGGCTGCGGCCTTCCTCATCAATAGCGTCGCGCCGTTCCTGCGAGCCGATGCTCCGCACGAAGTCCGTAGGGCGATGCTCTCCGCAGCCTCCGACCTCTGCTATCTGACTGGATACATGGCGGTGGACGAGGGACTGCACGGGCTTGCGCAGCGGTACTACGTAAAGGCATTGGAACTCGCGGGATCGGCGGAGGACCATCTCACGTACTGCACGACGTTGCGGGGCATGAGCGTGCAAGCAGTCGACCTGGGCCATGGTGTTCACGCCCTACGACTGGCCGACGCCGCTGCCGCGGCGTCTCCGCAAGCGGGACCGCGCATGCGGGCATTTCTCGCCGGACAGCAGGCGCATGCGGCAGCCCAGACCGGTAGCCGCCGCGACGCCCTTACGTACCTTCAAGAGGCTGAAGTCGCCATGGACAAAGCGGAGTCACAGAGCAAGCCGTTCGGCTCCTACGATCCCGCCTCGCTCAATTACCACGCTGCTCAAGTGCGTTACCTGATTGGCGATGTAGTCGGCTCGGTGCGGGCCATGCAGGAGTCGGACCGAGTGCGCTTCGATGTCTTTCGCCGCGCACGGGTGCGGCACCGCGCGCTGCTTGCCGAACGGCAGCTGGCGTTGGGCCATCTTGAAGCAGCGTGCACTACTTGGCACACAGCCCTCGACGACTACCCCTTGATCCAGTCCGGCCGCGCCGACGACCGCATGCGCGAAATGCTGCGCCTGCTCAGGCCCTACGGAAAGAACCGTCTCGTACGGGAGTTGCAGGAGCGGGCGCGGCCCATGGTGCCGTCGAAGGTCGAGGAGAAGAGCTGACCTGGACAGCCGTGCCGTCTCATACCCGGTCCCGGCCACCCTCCCGCTCCTCAGCCCGGCAGTCCGGGCACCGGTCGCGGCCGCCCCATTCGCGCCAGCCGAAGGCGACGGGGGACAGGGAGTGGCCCTCCAACTCCTCCCGTACCGCGACCCGGTAGCGCCAGACGCTGTCGAGGTACGGGTGGTAGGCCCGGTGGAAGGCCGCGTCGCTCGGTGCGGCTCCGGCGGCCACGGCTCGTTGCACCGCGCGGAGATGCTCGAACATCTCCTGGCCGGCGGCGGCCACCGTGGCGCTCGCGTCGAGGAACAGCCGTTCCCTGACCTCGTACACGGCGCTGTCGGTCAGGGCGGCGCGCGCGGCTGCCTCCTGGCCGGTCGGGGATCCGGGAGGCTCCTCGGGCGGCGGGGTCTGGGCCAGTTCGCGCAGGCGTGCGTGGCAGGTACCGACGGCCGTGATGAACTCGACGTACACCTCCCGCCGTCGTTCCTCCACACCGCGGTCGCCCTCGTGGCGGTGACGCAGACGGTCGGCGAGCATCGTTCCGCTGACCGCGATCAGGCCGCCGCTCGCCGTCGCGACGAGCGTTCCCCAGTCCACTCCGTGCACTCCTCCCCGGCCGCGGCTTCCCGTGCCGTGGCCACGCCGTATGCGGCGACAACTGTCCGGCAGTGTCCCCCACAGCGGCTGCCCCGACCATTGCCCGGACGGCGCCCCGCCGTCTGACCAGCCCCCATCGGCACCCCCGATCCCCCCATCGCCAACACCCCCCACTGGCCCGTGGACCTGCGGCTTCGCCCGCCCGTAGCTTCCCTGGCATGACCTCACAGAACAGTCAGCAGAACCCTCCACGCGAGGCCGGACAGGCAGGACAGGCCGGACGGCTCGGCGGCCAGACCCGCGCCACCGTCGAGCTCGTCGCCGCCATGGTCCTCTCCGGCACCCTGGGCATCTTCGTCGTCGAGTCCGGCGTCTCCGCCTTCAACGTCGTCTTCTTCCGGTGCCTGTTCGGGGCGCTGGCGCTCGGTCTGTACGCGCTGGCCCGGGGCTACTTCCGGGACCACGGCTTCACTCGGCGGAGCCTTCAACTCGCCGCGCTCGGCGGGGTGTTCATCGTTTTCAACTGGGTGTTCCTGTTCTCCTCGTACGAGAACACCTCGATCTCGGTGGCCACCGTCGTCTACCACACCCAGCCCTTCTACGTGGTGCTCCTCGGCGCCCTGCTCTTCCGTGAACGGCTGACCCTCGCCAAGGCCGGCTGGATCGGGCTCGCCTTCGCCGGTCTCGTCCTCGTCTCGGGTGTGACGCCCGCCGACTTCCGTTCCGGACAAGGGAGTTACCTGCTCGGGCTCGGACAGGCGCTGCTCGCCGCACTGCTGTACGGGCTCGCCACCGTCGTCACCAAGCGCATCACCGGTGTACGCCCGCATCTGATCGCACTCGTCCAAGTCCTCGTCGGCATACCGCTGTTGCTGCCCTTCGCCGACCTCGGCGCGATGAGCGGCACCGGCACCGGGTGGTTCTGGCTGGCGGGACTCGGAGTGATCCACACCGGGCTGATGTACGTGCTGATGTACTCGGCGTACGCCAAGCTGAGCACCGCGAAGATCGCCGTACTCGCCTTCGTCTACCCGGTGGTCGCGATGGTCGCCGACTGGGCCGTGTACGGGCACCACATCGGCCTCGTCCAGGCGCTCGGCGTCCCGCTGATCGTGCTCGCCAGCTTGCGCGTCACCCTCGCCAAGAAGCCTGTACGAGAGAGGAGTTCGGGGACAGAGGCGAAGCCGGAGACGATTGCTGACCCCGAGCCGCGGCCCGCTACGCCCGCTCCGGCGACTTCCCCGCCGCCTGCTCCCGTACCAGCCGAGCCGCCTGCTCCACGAACAGGCGCGCATGAGCGGGGAGCCGTTTCCCGGCCCGCCACGCCAGTTGAGTGCTGAGGGTGAACGGCGGACGCCAGTCCAGGGTGGTCAGGCGTCCGTCGGTCAGTTCCTCGGTGACCGTGACCAGTGGCAGCAGGCAGATTCCGAGGCCTGCTGCCGTGGCGCGCTTGGTCGCCTCGATGGTCCCGAACTCGGTGAACGAAACCGGCTGCCCGGCAACGGAGTTGAGCTCCTGCTCGAACAAGTCCCGGTAGGCACAGCCCGGTTCGGTGGCGAGGAGGGGCTGGGACAGGACCTCGCGGGTGGTGAGCGGTGCGGTGCGGTCGGCGGCGGCCAGGGTGTTTCCGGGTGCTGCCAACAGGGCCAGCGGCTCCTCGGCGAGCACCCGCACCTCGAGTCCCGGGTGGTCGGTCTCCGCTTCCATGAGGAAGCCGATGTCGTACGTGCCCTGGCGCAGCGCCTGTCGGGTCTCGTCGCCGAGGGTGGGGCGCATCGAGAGACGTACGCCGGGATAGCGGTGCAGGAAGAGTTCGAGGAGCGGGGGCAGCCGGTAGGAGGTCAGGGACTCCATGGTGCCGATGGTGAGCGAGCCCTCGGGGTCCTCGGCGCCGGCGACGGCGGCGCGGGCCTCGGCCTCCAGGTCGAGGAGCTGACGGGCGTAGGGGAGCAGCCGTTCGCCCGCCTCGGTCAGCCGGATGCGGCTGCCGAGCCGGTCGAAGAGCTGACAACCGAGCGTCGACTCAAGGGACTTGATCTGGCCGGTCACGCTGGACTGGGCGTACTTCAGCTCGGCCGCGGCGCGGGTGAAGCTCAGAGTGGTCGCGACCTTCTCGAAGGTCAGCAGGTGGCGCAGCTCCATCGGGGCGTGGGGAGTCCGGGGGCCGGACTCAGGCCTCGTCCTCGGAGCGCCGGCCGTCCGACTCGCGAGGGCCGTTCGACTCGTGGGGGCCGTCCGACTCGCGGCGCTTCAGCTCCTCCTCGCGGCGGCGCAGGTCGGCCTCCCAGTCCTTGAGCTGAGCCTCGTCCCGCTTCTCGTCGGCGGCATCGTCCTTCGCGGCGTCGTCCTTCGCGGCGTCAGCCTTCGCGCCTTCGGCGCCCCCTGTGCCCAGGCCCTTCAGGAACTCGGGGTTGTCGTCCGGCGCGACCCAGCCACCACCGCCGGAACGCCGCCCCGGCTGCCCGCCGCCTCCGGCCGGAGCGCGCTTCTTGCCCGCCACCAGCCAGGCGACCGGGCCGATCAGCACTTCGCCGAAGAGGAGCACGATGATGACCCACACCACTTTCGGCATATGCCTGACCTCGTTCTCCGGGGTGTTCAGGCAGTCGATGAAGGCATAGATCCACAGGGCCAGGACCAGCAGGAACGGCAGATACCTGAGCATGGTGGCGCTTCTCCAGTAAAGAGACGGAGCGTCCGGGCCGGGGCCCCGGTGACGGGGCCAGGGTAGCGGGTGCCGGATACTGGGCCGCATGGCTTATGACGATCTTCGCTCGCTGCTCAGGGCCCTGGAACGCGAGGGCGACCTCAAGCGCATCAAGGCCGAGGTGGATCCGTATCTCGAGGTCGGGGAGATCGTCGACCGGGTGCAGAAGTCCGGCGGCCCGGCGCTGCTCTTCGAAAACGTCAAGGGCTCGGCGATGCCGCTGGCGATGAACGTCTTCGGTACCGACCGGCGGATGCTGAAATCGCTCGGCCTGAAGTCGTACGAGGAGATCGCGGAGAAGATCGGCGGGCTGCTCAAGCCCGAACTCCCGCAGGGCTTCGTCGGCGTACGGGAGGCCTTCGGCAAGCTCGGCACCATGGCGCACGTACCGCCGAAGAAGGTCAAGGACGCACCCGTGCACGAGGTGGTGCTGCGCGGCGACCAGGTTGACCTGGACCGGCTGCCCGCGCTGTTCACCTGGCCCCAGGACGGCGGCTCCTTCTTCAACCTCGGGCTCACCCACACCAAGGACCCCGACAGCGGTATCCGCAACCTCGGTCTGTACCGGCTCCAGCGCCACGACAAGCGCACCATCGGTATGCACTGGCAGATCCACAAGGACAGCCGCAACCACTATCAGGTGGCGGCCCGGCGCGGCGAGAAGCTGCCCGTCGCGATCGCCTTCGGCTGCCCGCCCGCGGTGACGTACGCGGCGACCGCGCCGCTGCCCGGCGACATCGACGAGTACCTCTTCGCCGGGTTCCTCCAGGGCAAGCGGATCGAGATGGTCGACTGCAAGACGGTCCCGCTCCAGGTCCCGGCCCAGGCCGAAGTGGTCATCGAGGGCTGGCTGGAGCCCGGCGAGATGCTGCCCGAGGGGCCGTTCGGCGACCACACCGGCTTCTACACGCCGCAGGAGCCCTTCCCCGCGCTGCGCATCGACTGTCTGACCATGCGCGAGCGCCCGCTGCTCCAGTCGACGGTGGTGGGACGGCCGCCGATGGAGGACGGGCCGCTCGGCCGCGCCACGGAACGCTTCTTCCTGCCGCTGCTCAAGATCATCGTGCCGGACATCGTGGACTACCACCTGCCGGAGGCGGGCGGCTTCCACAACTGCGCGATCATCTCGATCGACAAGAAGTACCCCAAGCACGCGCAGAAGGTGATGCACGCCATCTGGGGCGCGCACATGATGTCGCTGACGAAGCTGATCGTGGTCGTCGACTCCGACTGCGATGTGCACGACCTGCACGAGGTCGCCTGGCGGGCCCTCGGCAACACCGACTACGCACGCGACCTCAGCATCGTCGAGGGCCCGGTGGACCACCTGGACCACGCCTCGTACCAGCAGTTCTGGGGCGGCAAGGCCGGGATCGACGCCACCGCGAAGTGGCCCGAGGAGGGCTACACCCGCGACGGCGGCTGGCCCGACATGGTGCTCTCCGACCCCGAGACGGCGGCGACGGTGGACCGCCGGTGGAAGGAGTACGGGCTGTGAGCACGGCCGAGGACGTCCTTGGCGGACCGGGCGAGGCCCCGGCGGACGGCAAGGTGAAGGCCTTCCTGCGCCTGGTCATGATCGAGCACTCGGTCTTCGCGCTGCCCTTCGCGTACATCGCCGCGCTGACCGCGATGTACGAGACGGACGAGAGTGTGCACTGGGGCGAACTGCTCCTGGTCACGGTCGCGATGGTCGGCCTGCGCACCTTCGCGATGGCCTGCAACCGCATCATCGACCGCGAGATCGACGCCCGTAACCCGCGCACCGCCTCGCGCGAACTGGTCACCGGCGCCGTCTCGGTCCGCTCCGCCTGGACCGGCGCACTGATCGCGCTGGTCGTCTTCCTCGGCGCCGCCGCCCTGCTCAACCCGCTGTGCCTGGCGCTCGCGCCGGTCGCCGTGGTGCCGATGGTGGTCTATCCGTACGGGAAACGGTTCACCCACTACCCGCACGCGATCCTCGGCCTCGCCCAGGCGATGGGCCCGATCGGCGCCTGGCTCGCGGTCACCGGCGAGTGGAACTGGGACGCCGTCCTGCTCGGCCTCGCCGTCGGCATCTGGATCGGCGGCTTCGACCTGATCTTCGCCTGCCAGGACGTACAGGCCGACCGCGCCCACGGCGTGAAGTCGGTACCGGCCCGCTTCGGCATCGCGGGCGCCCTCTACGGCGCCCGCGGCAGCCATGTCGTCACCATGGGCCTGTTCGTCTGGTACGCCCTGTCCACCGGCGTCGGCCCCTTCTTCTGGGTCGGCCTGCTGATCGTGGCGGCGGCGTTCCTCTACGAGCACTCGATCGTGCGGCCCGATGACCTGTCCCGGCTGAACCGGGCGTTCTTCACGGTCAACGGGTTCATTGGGATTGCCCTGTTCGTGTGTGCGTTGCTTGATCTGCTCGTGCGGGGACTGACGGTCTGACGTGGCGCCGACGGCCTGAGGCGGAGCCGACCGGGCGAGTACGGGGCGGTCGGCCTGCCGCGGGACCGCGACCGTCCGCCCCACCCCTCACGGCTTGTAAACCTCCCCCGGCTCCGCCCGCCCCGGCGCGAGCAGTTCCGGCACCGTCACGAACGTATAGCCGTCCTTCTTCAGGGCCTTGATGATGCCGGGGACCGCGGGGACGGTGCCGTCGTAGAGGTCGTGGAGCAGGATGATGCCGTCGCGGCCGGCCTGGTCGAGGGTGCGCTTGGTGATCAGGGCCGAGTCGGTGGTCTTGTAGTCCTTGGCCGTGGTGCTCCACAGGATCTGGGCGAGGCCGAGGTCCTTGCTGACCTTGCCGACCTCGTCGTCGGTGCGGCCCTGGGGCGGGCGCATCAGGGTGGGGCGCTTGCCGGTGAGGCGGTAGACGGCGTCCTGGAGGCGGCCGAGTTCCTCGCGGATGGTGCCCTTGTCCTCGTCGGTGAGGATCTTGTGGGTCCAGGTGTGGTTGGCGAGTTCGTGGCCCTCGGCGTCCATCTGGCGCACCAGATGCGGGTACTTGTCCACGTGCCGCCTGCCGAGCAGGAAGAACGTCGCGTGGACCTGCTCCTTCTTGAGGATCTTCAGCAGGCGCGGGGTGTGCTCGCTGGGGCCCGCGTCGAAGGTCAGGGCGATGCACTTGGCCTTGCGGCAGTCGACCGGACTTCCCTTGTCGCCAAGGCCCTTGCCGTGGGCGCCCGGGCCGTCGCCGGTGTCCGGATTCGCGACGGGGTGCGCCCTGGCCTCACTCGGAGAAGTGGTCTCCATGGTGGAGCAGCCGGTCAGTGCGAGGGCTGCCGCGGAGGCGAGGGCGACGACGGCGCCCGCCCGTAGTGCGCCACGCAGGGTGCGTGTGGTGTGGGTGGTGCGCAATGCGGTGCGTTTGTGGCCTATTTCGCCGTCTGTTGTGCCACGTTTGATCGAATCGGACATGATCGCATTTATATCTGCGGGCCATCGTTGTCATCGCGGCGGGGTCACCCGGGGCAACCCGCGGGGGAGCGGCGGCATATGACAGTGGCGCCACCGTCGGGGGGAGTCCCGTCCACAGGCCAGGCAGGCGGATAGGCTCACGGGCGTGAACCCAGGACAGAACCAGCGTCGGCCTTGGATCGTGGGGGTGTCCGGCGCCTCAGGTACCCCGTACGCCGCGTCCGTACTGCGTGCCCTGCTCGCCGCCGGGGAGAGCGTGGACCTGGTCGTCTCCCGGGCCTCGCGGCTGACCCTGCTCGACGAGACCGGGATCTCCTTCCGCGACCTGCACTGGCGGCACGATCTCGCCGAGTGGCTGGCGCGCGGGGCGGACGGCAAGCCCGGGACCTTCCGTACGGAGATCGGCGAGAGCGGCGACATCCGGTACTGGGGCGCGGGTGACCTCGCGGCGGGCCCGAGTTCGGGCTCGTACCCGACGAAGGGGATGCTGATCGTTCCGGCGTCCACGGACTGCGTGGCCGGGGTGGCGCTCGGGCTGTCGAAGGATCTGCTGCAGCGCGCGGCCGGAGTGACCCTCAAGGAGGGCCGCTGTCTGGTGGTGGCCGTACGCGAGACCCCGCTGAACGGGCAGACGCTGCGGCACATGGTCACGCTCGACGAGGCGGGAGCGATCGTGCTGCCCGCCTCGCCGGCGTTCTACGCGGGCGCGAGTCACATCCAGGACCTGGTGGACTTCGTCGCCGGGCGGGTGCTCGACGCGGCAGGGGTGCCGCACGAGTTGTACCGCCGCTGGGAGGGAGAGCTCTCGCATGGCACGCGGGAGAGTTGACCGCGGCCCGGCGCGAGGGCGCCGGGCGGAACCGGTGTCCGTGCCGGTTCCCGCTGGTGGTGCGGTGCCAGGGAGGCGGCGATCCGCCTCACGGGGTCCGGCCGGTGGCCGGACCCGGGCGCTCAGCGCTTCTTGGCGGTGCGCTTGCGGCCGAGGGCGGCGCGGCGCGGGGAGGCGGACTGATGAACACGCGAGCGGTTGGCAGCGTCCTGCAGCTCGCGCATGCGGGCGTACGCCATCTCGATCGTGTACACGGGGTGACTCACTCCTGAATGATCGTCTGTGACCGATTGAAGATTTCGCCGGTGGATCGGCCAGATCGGCGAAGATTCACAGGGCTTCAGTCCCTGTGTGCCTTAGATTCTACACTAAACCTGCGGCGATTGCAGATTATTGAAAGGCAGCGACCCATGGATGCCGTGGACAGGCAGCTCATCCAGGCACTTCGCGAGAACGGCAGGGCCTCGTACGCGGAACTCGGGCGCCTGGTGGGCCTCTCCGGGCCGAGCGTCACCGACCGCATCAACCGTCTGGAGGCCGCCGGTGTCATCACCGGCTACCGGGCCACGGTCGACTCCAAGTCGCTCGGCCTCGGCGTGACCGCCCTGGTCGGTATCTCCCTGTCGGACGCCACCGACCACGAGGACGTCGCCGAGCGCCTCAAGGACCTCGGCGAGATCGAGGACTGCTGGTTCATCGCGGGCGACGACTCGTACATGCTCAAGGTGCGCGCCGGCGACGTGGACGGACTGGAGAAAACGATCCGGCGCTTGTCTGGCACCAAGGGCGTCTCGCGCACCCGCACCACCATCGTGCTCTCCACCAAGTGGGAGAACCGCGTGGGCGAACTGCCCGAGGAGGAGTGAGCCCGGCGCCGGGCCGGGTGGCGGGGCGGCGGAGGGCCGCCGACCGGGGCGTGCGGTGCGGGGGAGTACGGTGACGGGGAAAACGGGCTGGGACACGGACCGGGGTACGGACCGGGGCGACTGGGAGGCGGACGGCGCATGGACGCGGGGCTGAAGCGCGAGCTGGAGGAGAAGGTCCGCGGCGGCGAGCGGCTGACCCGCGAGGACGGCCTCGCGCTGTACGAGTCGGACGACCTCGCCTGGCTCGGCGGCCTCGCCCACGAGGTGCGCACCCGCAAGAACGGTGACGTGGTCCACTTCAACGTCAACCGTCACCTCAACATGACGAACGTCTGCACCGCCTCCTGCGCGTACTGCTCCTTCCAGCGCAAGCCCGGCGAGAAGGACGCGTACACGATGCGCATCGAGGAGGCGGTCCGCCTCGCCGGGGAGATGCGCGGCGAGAACCTCACCGAGCTGCACATCGTCAACGGCCTGCACCCGAACCTGCCCTGGCGGTACTACCCGCGCTCGCTCAGCGAACTGAAGAAGGCGCTGCCCGAGGTCTCCCTGAAGGCGTTCACGGCCACCGAGATCCACCACTTCGAGAAGATCTCCGGGCTGCCCGCCTCCGAGATCCTCGACGAGCTGATCGAGGCCGGTCTCGAATCGCTCACCGGCGGCGGCGCCGAGATCTTCGACTGGGAGGTCCGCCAGCACATCGTCGACCACGAGACCCACTGGGAGGACTGGTCGCGCATCCACCGCCTCGCGCACAGCAAGGGCCTCAAGACCCCCTGCACCATGCTCTACGGGCACATCGAGGAGCCGCGCCACCGCGTGGACCACGTGCTCAGGCTGCGTGAACTCCAGGACGAGACCGGCGGGTTCCAGGTCTTCATCCCGCTGCGCTACCAGCACGACTTCGTCGACATGCAGGACGGCAAGGTCCGCAACCGGCTCCAGGCCCGCACCCAGATGGCCACCGGCGCCGAGGCCCTGAAGACCTTCGCCGTCTCGCGGCTGCTCTTCGACAACGTCCCGCACGTGAAGGTCTTCTGGGTGATGCACGGCGTGCAGACCGCCCAGCTCGCCCTTCAGCACGGCGCCGACGACATGGACGGCTCGGTCGTCGAGTACAAGATCACGCACGACGCCGACAACTACGGCACCCCGAACAAGCTCACCCGCGACGACCTGCTCGAACTCATCCGGGACGCCGGTTTCCGCCCGGTCGAGCGCAATACGCGGTACGAGATCATCCGCGAGTACGAGGGCCCGGACCCGCTGCGCCGCGAGTCGCCGCAGCCGATGCGGCTTTGATGTGACTTTGCTGCGACGTTGACGGCTGGGCGCCCTCGCTGGACGGGGGCGCCTTCGCGTTTTTGGCTTTCTTCGTCTGCCTGCCTGTCCGTCTGCCCGCCCGTCTGCTTGCCTGCCCGTCTGTTTGCCCGGTCGCCTGCCCGGTCGTGATGTACGTCGCCTGTAATGCCGCTTGAAGGCTCGCGTGTGTAAGGGTTACTTTTTCTCTATGACCCTTACGTTTGTGCTGGATCCGCAGGTCGACCCCGAACTTCACGCAGGTCTGCTCGCGCTCTGGGCGGATGTGACCAATGCGGGCGGCGCCGTCGGGTTCGTCCCGCCGGTGGTGCCGGACGACATCCGGCCCGTGATGATCCAGAGCCTGGCCGGGGTGGCCGAGGGGCGCAGCAGGCTGCTGGTCGGGCGGGACGAGGGCGGTGCGGTGGCCGCGGCCGCTTTCCTCACGTTCAACACGCACCGTCTGATGAAGCACTGGGTCTGGGCGTACACCGTGATGGTGCACCCGTCCCATCAGGGCAAGGGGTACGGCCGGGATCTGATGGCCGCCGTCGCGGACGTGGCCCGGGGCTTCGAGGGCGTCGGCGCGGTGCGGCTCACCTGTCGCGGTGGCCTCGGTCTGGAGCGCTTCTACGCGTCCTGCGGGTACAAGGAGGTCGGACGGGTGCCCGGTGCGATCCGGGTCGGCCCGGGCGACGACCGTGACGACATCACCATGCTGCTTCCGCTGACGTGAACGGGGCGTAGGCGGTGAGGTGTTCGCCACCCCGAGTCACCTGCCGCCTCGGACAAATGGGGATGAAACCACCCCGTTCCGGGAGCAAAGCCGCCCCGTGTTTCACTGGAGTGATGCCCGGTGCCGCCCTGCCGGGCCCTCCGCAGAATCAGGAGACTGGACTGACATGCTCCGCTACACGCTGATGCGTCTCGGGATCTTCGCGGGCTGCTTCCTGGTGGCCTGGGGTCTCGTTGCCGCCGGCATCGCCCCGCGCGGTCTCGGCGGTTCCAACTACCTGTGGATCCTGCTGCTCGCCCTGGTCGTCTCGGCGCCCATCAGCTTCATCGTCCTGCGGGGCCAGCGCGACCGCGCCTCCGAGCAGATCGTGCAGCGCGTGGAGCGTGCCAAGGCCGGCTTCGAGGCCAGCCGCACCCAGGAGGACGAGGTCCTGGACGAGGCCGCCGCGCGGGCGCAGGGCCAGGCGGGCTGACCGTCCCGCCCCCGCACTTCTCTTACCCGCACAGCGGGCGGATGCCCAGGAACCCCCGCATTCCTGGCAATTGACGCCACCGTAACCACGGGATCCTCACTCGGACGTACCCTTGCACGTGAACACGACGGGGAAGGGAAGAGAGCCGTGGGTGTGGTGCGGGGCAGCGACGCCACCGGTACGGCCGTTCCCGGGACCGGGGTGAAGGCTCCGGTGGAGACCGTGGTCGAGAGCGCTACGGAGACCGGAGCGAACGCGGGGGCGAAGGCCGGGCCGAAGAAGAGCCGCAACCGGCGTATGCCGAGGGCCGTGCGCGAGAAGCAGATGCTCGACGCGGCGGTACGGGTCTTCGCGCGGCACGGCTACCAGGCCGCCTC
This is a stretch of genomic DNA from Streptomyces sp. NA04227. It encodes these proteins:
- a CDS encoding Lrp/AsnC family transcriptional regulator produces the protein MDAVDRQLIQALRENGRASYAELGRLVGLSGPSVTDRINRLEAAGVITGYRATVDSKSLGLGVTALVGISLSDATDHEDVAERLKDLGEIEDCWFIAGDDSYMLKVRAGDVDGLEKTIRRLSGTKGVSRTRTTIVLSTKWENRVGELPEEE
- a CDS encoding menaquinone biosynthesis decarboxylase, encoding MAYDDLRSLLRALEREGDLKRIKAEVDPYLEVGEIVDRVQKSGGPALLFENVKGSAMPLAMNVFGTDRRMLKSLGLKSYEEIAEKIGGLLKPELPQGFVGVREAFGKLGTMAHVPPKKVKDAPVHEVVLRGDQVDLDRLPALFTWPQDGGSFFNLGLTHTKDPDSGIRNLGLYRLQRHDKRTIGMHWQIHKDSRNHYQVAARRGEKLPVAIAFGCPPAVTYAATAPLPGDIDEYLFAGFLQGKRIEMVDCKTVPLQVPAQAEVVIEGWLEPGEMLPEGPFGDHTGFYTPQEPFPALRIDCLTMRERPLLQSTVVGRPPMEDGPLGRATERFFLPLLKIIVPDIVDYHLPEAGGFHNCAIISIDKKYPKHAQKVMHAIWGAHMMSLTKLIVVVDSDCDVHDLHEVAWRALGNTDYARDLSIVEGPVDHLDHASYQQFWGGKAGIDATAKWPEEGYTRDGGWPDMVLSDPETAATVDRRWKEYGL
- a CDS encoding PLD nuclease N-terminal domain-containing protein encodes the protein MLRYLPFLLVLALWIYAFIDCLNTPENEVRHMPKVVWVIIVLLFGEVLIGPVAWLVAGKKRAPAGGGGQPGRRSGGGGWVAPDDNPEFLKGLGTGGAEGAKADAAKDDAAKDDAADEKRDEAQLKDWEADLRRREEELKRRESDGPHESNGPRESDGRRSEDEA
- a CDS encoding DMT family transporter, with translation MVLSGTLGIFVVESGVSAFNVVFFRCLFGALALGLYALARGYFRDHGFTRRSLQLAALGGVFIVFNWVFLFSSYENTSISVATVVYHTQPFYVVLLGALLFRERLTLAKAGWIGLAFAGLVLVSGVTPADFRSGQGSYLLGLGQALLAALLYGLATVVTKRITGVRPHLIALVQVLVGIPLLLPFADLGAMSGTGTGWFWLAGLGVIHTGLMYVLMYSAYAKLSTAKIAVLAFVYPVVAMVADWAVYGHHIGLVQALGVPLIVLASLRVTLAKKPVRERSSGTEAKPETIADPEPRPATPAPATSPPPAPVPAEPPAPRTGAHERGAVSRPATPVEC
- a CDS encoding polysaccharide deacetylase family protein: MSDSIKRGTTDGEIGHKRTALRTTHTTRTLRGALRAGAVVALASAAALALTGCSTMETTSPSEARAHPVANPDTGDGPGAHGKGLGDKGSPVDCRKAKCIALTFDAGPSEHTPRLLKILKKEQVHATFFLLGRRHVDKYPHLVRQMDAEGHELANHTWTHKILTDEDKGTIREELGRLQDAVYRLTGKRPTLMRPPQGRTDDEVGKVSKDLGLAQILWSTTAKDYKTTDSALITKRTLDQAGRDGIILLHDLYDGTVPAVPGIIKALKKDGYTFVTVPELLAPGRAEPGEVYKP
- a CDS encoding CchlQ yields the protein MDWGTLVATASGGLIAVSGTMLADRLRHRHEGDRGVEERRREVYVEFITAVGTCHARLRELAQTPPPEEPPGSPTGQEAAARAALTDSAVYEVRERLFLDASATVAAAGQEMFEHLRAVQRAVAAGAAPSDAAFHRAYHPYLDSVWRYRVAVREELEGHSLSPVAFGWREWGGRDRCPDCRAEEREGGRDRV
- a CDS encoding UbiX family flavin prenyltransferase; amino-acid sequence: MNPGQNQRRPWIVGVSGASGTPYAASVLRALLAAGESVDLVVSRASRLTLLDETGISFRDLHWRHDLAEWLARGADGKPGTFRTEIGESGDIRYWGAGDLAAGPSSGSYPTKGMLIVPASTDCVAGVALGLSKDLLQRAAGVTLKEGRCLVVAVRETPLNGQTLRHMVTLDEAGAIVLPASPAFYAGASHIQDLVDFVAGRVLDAAGVPHELYRRWEGELSHGTRES
- a CDS encoding tetratricopeptide repeat protein: MGKRTPNAGLVRLLRESGWTHGRFAMAVNRVGAETGLRLKYDESAVSHWLDGTMPRSQVRPLVLEALARKLGRPVTRREAGFPSTPALEAGSEDPLEGLMDLGRQDADPSRRGLLGAGLFSVALTVPGWPDVVGRLEAVQKGELSRIGMADVRTVTAMTDRISALDDQFGGRHARPMAAAFLINSVAPFLRADAPHEVRRAMLSAASDLCYLTGYMAVDEGLHGLAQRYYVKALELAGSAEDHLTYCTTLRGMSVQAVDLGHGVHALRLADAAAAASPQAGPRMRAFLAGQQAHAAAQTGSRRDALTYLQEAEVAMDKAESQSKPFGSYDPASLNYHAAQVRYLIGDVVGSVRAMQESDRVRFDVFRRARVRHRALLAERQLALGHLEAACTTWHTALDDYPLIQSGRADDRMREMLRLLRPYGKNRLVRELQERARPMVPSKVEEKS
- the mqnP gene encoding menaquinone biosynthesis prenyltransferase MqnP; the encoded protein is MSTAEDVLGGPGEAPADGKVKAFLRLVMIEHSVFALPFAYIAALTAMYETDESVHWGELLLVTVAMVGLRTFAMACNRIIDREIDARNPRTASRELVTGAVSVRSAWTGALIALVVFLGAAALLNPLCLALAPVAVVPMVVYPYGKRFTHYPHAILGLAQAMGPIGAWLAVTGEWNWDAVLLGLAVGIWIGGFDLIFACQDVQADRAHGVKSVPARFGIAGALYGARGSHVVTMGLFVWYALSTGVGPFFWVGLLIVAAAFLYEHSIVRPDDLSRLNRAFFTVNGFIGIALFVCALLDLLVRGLTV